Proteins encoded in a region of the Oncorhynchus keta strain PuntledgeMale-10-30-2019 chromosome 3, Oket_V2, whole genome shotgun sequence genome:
- the LOC127915160 gene encoding ribosome-binding protein 1-like isoform X3, with translation MEKEGAGPTVGRRKGACPTVGRMRGSRPYCREKEGSRSYCREKEGSRPYCREKEGSRSYCREKEGSRPYCREKEGRRSYCRDKEGSRSYCREKEGSRPYCREKEGSRSYCKEKELSRSYCREKEQSRSYCREKEGSMPYCREKEGSRSYCREKEGSRPYCREKEGRRSYCKEKELSRSYCREKEQSRSYCREKEGSMPYCREKEGSRSYCREKEGSRPYCREKEGRRSYCREKEGCRSYCREKEGSRPYCREKEGSGSYCREKEGSRSYCMEKEGSRSYCREKEGAGPTLWRRKGAGPTVGRRRDQVLL, from the exons atggagaaggagggagcaggtcctactgtagggagaaggaagggagcat gtcctactgtaggtaGAATGAGGGGGAGCAgaccctactgtagggagaaggaggggagcaggtcctactgtagggagaaggaggggagcaggccctactgtagggagaaggaggggagcaggtcctactgtagggagaaggaagggagcaggccctactgtagggagaaggagggtaggaggtcctactgtagggacaaggaagggagcaggtcctactgtagggagaaggaagggagtaggccctactgtagggagaaggaagggagcaggtcctactgtaagGAGAAGGAGCTGAGCAGGtcatactgtagggagaaggagcagagcaggtcctactgtagggagaaggaggggagcatgccctactgtagggagaaggaggggagcaggtcctactgtagggagaaggaagggagcaggccctactgtagggagaaggagggtaGGAGGTCCTACTGCAAGGAGAAGGAGCTGAGCAGGtcatactgtagggagaaggagcagagcaggtcctactgtagggagaaggaggggagcatgccctactgtagggagaaggaggggagcaggtcctactgtagggagaaggaagggagcaggccctactgtagggagaaggagggtaggaggtcctactgtagggagaaggaagggtgcaggtcctactgtagggagaaggaagggagtaggccctactgtagggagaaggaagggagcgggtcctactgtagggagaaggaagggagcaggtcctactgtatggagaaggaagggagcaggtcctactgtagggagaaggaaggagcaGGTCCTACCTTAtggagaaggaagggagcag gtcctactgtagggagaaggagggatcaggtcctactgtag
- the LOC127915160 gene encoding ribosome-binding protein 1-like isoform X2, with the protein MEKEGAGPTVGRRKGACPTVGRMRGSRPYCREKEGSRSYCREKEGSRPYCREKEGSRSYCREKEGSRPYCREKEGRRSYCRDKEGSRSYCREKEGSRPYCREKEGSRSYCKEKELSRSYCREKEQSRSYCREKEGSMPYCREKEGSRSYCREKEGSRPYCREKEGRRSYCKEKELSRSYCREKEQSRSYCREKEGSMPYCREKEGSRSYCREKEGSRPYCREKEGRRSYCREKEGCRSYCREKEGSRPYCREKEGSGSYCREKEGSRSYCMEKEGSRSYCREKEGAGPTVGRRKGAGPTVWRRKGAGPTVGRRKEQVLPYGEGREQVLL; encoded by the exons atggagaaggagggagcaggtcctactgtagggagaaggaagggagcat gtcctactgtaggtaGAATGAGGGGGAGCAgaccctactgtagggagaaggaggggagcaggtcctactgtagggagaaggaggggagcaggccctactgtagggagaaggaggggagcaggtcctactgtagggagaaggaagggagcaggccctactgtagggagaaggagggtaggaggtcctactgtagggacaaggaagggagcaggtcctactgtagggagaaggaagggagtaggccctactgtagggagaaggaagggagcaggtcctactgtaagGAGAAGGAGCTGAGCAGGtcatactgtagggagaaggagcagagcaggtcctactgtagggagaaggaggggagcatgccctactgtagggagaaggaggggagcaggtcctactgtagggagaaggaagggagcaggccctactgtagggagaaggagggtaGGAGGTCCTACTGCAAGGAGAAGGAGCTGAGCAGGtcatactgtagggagaaggagcagagcaggtcctactgtagggagaaggaggggagcatgccctactgtagggagaaggaggggagcaggtcctactgtagggagaaggaagggagcaggccctactgtagggagaaggagggtaggaggtcctactgtagggagaaggaagggtgcaggtcctactgtagggagaaggaagggagtaggccctactgtagggagaaggaagggagcgggtcctactgtagggagaaggaagggagcaggtcctactgtatggagaaggaagggagcag gtcctactgtagggagaaggagggagcaggtcctactgtagggagaaggaagggagcag
- the LOC127915160 gene encoding ribosome-binding protein 1-like isoform X1, whose translation MEKEGAGPTVGRRKGACPTVGRMRGSRPYCREKEGSRSYCREKEGSRPYCREKEGSRSYCREKEGSRPYCREKEGRRSYCRDKEGSRSYCREKEGSRPYCREKEGSRSYCKEKELSRSYCREKEQSRSYCREKEGSMPYCREKEGSRSYCREKEGSRPYCREKEGRRSYCKEKELSRSYCREKEQSRSYCREKEGSMPYCREKEGSRSYCREKEGSRPYCREKEGRRSYCREKEGCRSYCREKEGSRPYCREKEGSGSYCREKEGSRSYCMEKEGSRSYCREKEGAGPTVGRRKGAGPTVGRRRMQVLLYGEGGSRSYCREKEGSMSYCR comes from the exons atggagaaggagggagcaggtcctactgtagggagaaggaagggagcat gtcctactgtaggtaGAATGAGGGGGAGCAgaccctactgtagggagaaggaggggagcaggtcctactgtagggagaaggaggggagcaggccctactgtagggagaaggaggggagcaggtcctactgtagggagaaggaagggagcaggccctactgtagggagaaggagggtaggaggtcctactgtagggacaaggaagggagcaggtcctactgtagggagaaggaagggagtaggccctactgtagggagaaggaagggagcaggtcctactgtaagGAGAAGGAGCTGAGCAGGtcatactgtagggagaaggagcagagcaggtcctactgtagggagaaggaggggagcatgccctactgtagggagaaggaggggagcaggtcctactgtagggagaaggaagggagcaggccctactgtagggagaaggagggtaGGAGGTCCTACTGCAAGGAGAAGGAGCTGAGCAGGtcatactgtagggagaaggagcagagcaggtcctactgtagggagaaggaggggagcatgccctactgtagggagaaggaggggagcaggtcctactgtagggagaaggaagggagcaggccctactgtagggagaaggagggtaggaggtcctactgtagggagaaggaagggtgcaggtcctactgtagggagaaggaagggagtaggccctactgtagggagaaggaagggagcgggtcctactgtagggagaaggaagggagcaggtcctactgtatggagaaggaagggagcag gtcctactgtagggagaaggagggagcaggtcctactgtagggagaaggaagggagcaggtcctactgtagggagaaggaggatGCAGGTACTACTGTatggagaaggagggagcaggtcctactgtagggagaaggaagggagcatGTCCTACTGTAGGTAG
- the LOC127915160 gene encoding ribosome-binding protein 1-like isoform X5, translated as MEKEGAGPTVGRRKGACPTVGRMRGSRPYCREKEGSRSYCREKEGSRPYCREKEGSRSYCREKEGSRPYCREKEGRRSYCRDKEGSRSYCREKEGSRPYCREKEGSRSYCKEKELSRSYCREKEQSRSYCREKEGSMPYCREKEGSRSYCREKEGSRPYCREKEGRRSYCKEKELSRSYCREKEQSRSYCREKEGSMPYCREKEGSRSYCREKEGSRPYCREKEGRRSYCREKEGCRSYCREKEGSRPYCREKEGSGSYCREKEGSRSYCMEKEGSRSYCREKEGAGPTLWRRKGAGPTVGRRDQVLL; from the exons atggagaaggagggagcaggtcctactgtagggagaaggaagggagcat gtcctactgtaggtaGAATGAGGGGGAGCAgaccctactgtagggagaaggaggggagcaggtcctactgtagggagaaggaggggagcaggccctactgtagggagaaggaggggagcaggtcctactgtagggagaaggaagggagcaggccctactgtagggagaaggagggtaggaggtcctactgtagggacaaggaagggagcaggtcctactgtagggagaaggaagggagtaggccctactgtagggagaaggaagggagcaggtcctactgtaagGAGAAGGAGCTGAGCAGGtcatactgtagggagaaggagcagagcaggtcctactgtagggagaaggaggggagcatgccctactgtagggagaaggaggggagcaggtcctactgtagggagaaggaagggagcaggccctactgtagggagaaggagggtaGGAGGTCCTACTGCAAGGAGAAGGAGCTGAGCAGGtcatactgtagggagaaggagcagagcaggtcctactgtagggagaaggaggggagcatgccctactgtagggagaaggaggggagcaggtcctactgtagggagaaggaagggagcaggccctactgtagggagaaggagggtaggaggtcctactgtagggagaaggaagggtgcaggtcctactgtagggagaaggaagggagtaggccctactgtagggagaaggaagggagcgggtcctactgtagggagaaggaagggagcaggtcctactgtatggagaaggaagggagcaggtcctactgtagggagaaggaaggagcaGGTCCTACCTTAtggagaaggaagggagcaggtcctactgtagggaggagggatcaggtcctactgtag